In the genome of Chloroflexota bacterium, one region contains:
- a CDS encoding DUF4288 domain-containing protein, producing the protein MTHRRRADAVEADPAAARVVSSGWFAVELRYAYLVEEATEPYLVEDRVVLIDGDDEEAAMGRAVEIATQYEDDFETDDGRPGAIRFDGIVAIKELDDPPAAGTEVWHEYMSPTGGAAAGDDESLPPVWPTEMAFPRAHDT; encoded by the coding sequence GTGACCCACCGTCGCCGCGCCGATGCCGTCGAGGCCGATCCGGCCGCCGCCCGGGTCGTCAGCAGCGGCTGGTTCGCGGTCGAGCTGCGGTACGCGTACCTGGTCGAGGAGGCCACCGAGCCGTACCTGGTCGAGGATCGCGTGGTCCTGATCGACGGGGACGACGAGGAGGCCGCCATGGGCCGCGCAGTGGAGATCGCGACCCAGTACGAGGACGACTTCGAGACTGATGACGGCCGCCCCGGCGCCATCCGCTTCGACGGCATCGTGGCCATCAAGGAGCTCGACGACCCGCCGGCGGCCGGGACCGAGGTGTGGCACGAATACATGTCGCCCACCGGTGGAGCGGCTGCGGGCGACGACGAGTCGCTGCCCCCGGTATGGCCGACCGAGATGGCGTTCCCCCGCGCCCACGACACCTGA
- a CDS encoding aldehyde dehydrogenase family protein — MTATSPRLKITYATLSADNPELQAAFDRAVEWARGELGKTYPMLIGSELRAGAETFEHRSPIDTELVVSRFPVGTRKDVHDAIAAARHAFPAWRDLGWRRRLEIIRRAADLISGRQFEYAALMTFEVGKNRLESLGDVEETADLLRYYADQMEAHDGFVQPMGSLSPAEHTRSVLKPHGVWAVISPFNFPMALAGGPASGALIAGNTVVMKPSSDAPLMGWKFVEALREAGIPDGVVNLVTGPGETVGAELEESAGIDGMVFTGSHEVGMRLYRGFTREYPRPIITEMGGKNPAIVTASADLDEAAEGVARSAFGFDGQKCSANSRVYVDRSVAAEFVERLAERARQIKVGDPTQRENWMGPVINARALRTFTDAVEEARRDGGTIAAGGQVLDSGDVGRGYFPTPTVVTGLPPDHRLFRDELFVPFVVVAEVDSLDEALSLANDTPYGLTAGIFSHDQSEIERFLTGIQAGVVYVNRRSGATTGAWPGIQSFGGWKGSGSSGKGGLGPYYVQQFLREQSQTVMGEEPPPA, encoded by the coding sequence GTGACCGCGACCAGCCCCCGCCTGAAGATCACCTACGCGACCCTGAGCGCCGATAACCCCGAGCTCCAGGCGGCCTTCGACCGGGCAGTGGAATGGGCCCGTGGCGAGCTGGGCAAGACGTACCCCATGCTGATCGGGTCCGAGCTGCGCGCAGGGGCCGAGACCTTCGAGCACCGCTCCCCGATCGACACCGAGCTGGTCGTCAGCCGCTTCCCGGTCGGCACGCGCAAGGACGTGCATGACGCGATCGCCGCGGCCCGGCACGCGTTCCCGGCCTGGCGCGACCTCGGTTGGCGGCGCCGGCTCGAGATCATCCGCCGCGCGGCGGACCTCATCAGCGGGCGGCAGTTCGAGTACGCGGCGCTCATGACGTTCGAGGTCGGCAAGAACCGGCTGGAGTCGCTGGGCGACGTTGAGGAGACCGCGGATCTGCTCCGCTACTACGCCGACCAGATGGAAGCCCACGACGGGTTCGTCCAGCCCATGGGGTCGCTGTCGCCGGCCGAGCACACCCGCTCGGTCCTCAAGCCACACGGCGTGTGGGCCGTCATCAGTCCCTTCAACTTCCCGATGGCGCTGGCCGGTGGGCCAGCCTCGGGCGCCCTGATCGCGGGCAACACGGTGGTCATGAAGCCCTCGTCCGACGCGCCGCTGATGGGCTGGAAGTTCGTCGAGGCCCTGCGCGAGGCGGGGATCCCTGACGGGGTGGTGAACTTGGTGACCGGCCCCGGCGAGACGGTGGGCGCCGAGCTGGAGGAGAGCGCGGGCATCGACGGGATGGTGTTCACCGGCAGCCATGAGGTCGGGATGCGGCTGTACCGCGGATTCACGCGCGAGTACCCGAGGCCGATCATCACCGAGATGGGGGGCAAGAACCCGGCCATCGTCACCGCCAGCGCCGATCTGGACGAGGCGGCCGAGGGCGTGGCCCGCTCGGCGTTCGGGTTCGACGGGCAGAAGTGCAGCGCCAACTCGCGGGTCTACGTCGATCGCAGCGTGGCGGCGGAGTTCGTCGAGCGGCTAGCCGAGCGAGCGCGGCAGATCAAGGTGGGCGACCCCACCCAGCGCGAGAACTGGATGGGCCCGGTCATCAACGCCCGGGCGCTGCGCACGTTCACCGATGCGGTCGAGGAGGCGCGCCGTGACGGCGGCACCATCGCGGCCGGGGGCCAGGTCCTCGATTCGGGCGACGTGGGGCGCGGCTACTTCCCGACCCCCACCGTGGTCACCGGCCTCCCGCCCGACCACCGCCTGTTCCGCGACGAGCTGTTCGTGCCGTTCGTGGTGGTGGCCGAGGTGGACTCACTGGACGAGGCCCTGAGCCTGGCCAATGACACCCCCTACGGCCTGACGGCCGGCATCTTCTCGCATGACCAATCCGAGATCGAGCGCTTCCTGACCGGCATCCAGGCCGGGGTCGTGTACGTCAACCGACGGAGCGGCGCGACCACCGGGGCGTGGCCGGGCATCCAGTCCTTCGGCGGCTGGAAGGGCTCGGGCTCGTCGGGCAAGGGCGGCCTGGGGCCGTACTACGTCCAGCAGTTCCTGCGCGAACAGTCGCAGACGGTCATGGGCGAAGAGCCACCCCCCGCGTGA